A genomic region of Pseudomonas migulae contains the following coding sequences:
- the rluB gene encoding 23S rRNA pseudouridine(2605) synthase RluB produces MSINDQKDDQEIGPAGEKLQKVLARIGVGSRRDVEAWISHGRIKVNGKDATLGQRVDMHDAITIDGKVIKREEAAESVRRVIMYNKPDGEICTRLDPEGRPTVFDKMPRPKEGRWINIGRLDINTTGLLMFTTDGELANRLMHPSYEMDREYAVRVRGEVDDEMIERLKAGVVLEDGPAKFTDIKQAPGGEGFNHWYHCVVMEGRNREVRRLWESQGLVVSRLKRVRFGPVFLNSDLPMGRWREMSQYEVDILSAEVGLTPVAMPQMNAKSKDKLDRMQRKSSRPMGKTERVRSLRPAIGNQSAATPRDTREPHIEGERPARKPAAPRADGERGPRTPRPANGRTERGEGRGAPSGGRSDRGAPAGRGESGRGTPVADRPSDTKRPAKPAPKKRPGIVLVDKDAPSGKRRGAPAGSGQRPGFGRRKPE; encoded by the coding sequence ATGAGTATCAACGACCAGAAAGACGACCAGGAAATCGGCCCAGCAGGCGAAAAACTGCAGAAAGTCCTCGCCCGTATCGGCGTCGGCTCGCGCCGTGACGTAGAAGCCTGGATCAGCCACGGCCGCATCAAGGTCAACGGCAAAGACGCCACGCTCGGTCAGCGTGTCGACATGCATGACGCCATCACCATTGATGGCAAGGTGATCAAGCGCGAAGAAGCCGCCGAGTCGGTACGCCGCGTGATCATGTACAACAAGCCCGACGGTGAAATCTGCACACGCCTTGATCCGGAAGGCCGTCCGACTGTTTTCGACAAGATGCCGCGCCCGAAAGAAGGTCGCTGGATCAACATCGGTCGTCTGGACATCAACACCACCGGTCTGCTGATGTTCACCACCGACGGTGAACTGGCCAACCGCCTGATGCACCCTTCCTACGAAATGGACCGTGAATACGCGGTACGCGTACGTGGCGAAGTCGATGACGAGATGATCGAACGCCTGAAAGCCGGCGTCGTCCTCGAAGACGGCCCGGCCAAGTTCACCGACATCAAGCAGGCACCAGGTGGCGAAGGTTTCAACCACTGGTATCACTGCGTGGTGATGGAAGGTCGTAACCGTGAGGTTCGTCGTCTGTGGGAATCCCAGGGCCTGGTGGTCAGCCGCCTGAAACGCGTGCGTTTCGGTCCGGTGTTCCTCAACTCCGACCTGCCGATGGGCCGCTGGCGCGAAATGAGCCAGTACGAAGTCGACATTCTGAGTGCTGAAGTCGGCCTGACTCCGGTGGCCATGCCGCAGATGAACGCCAAGAGCAAGGACAAGCTGGATCGGATGCAGCGTAAATCGTCGCGTCCCATGGGCAAGACCGAGCGCGTACGTTCGTTGCGTCCTGCCATCGGTAACCAGTCCGCTGCTACACCGCGCGATACCCGTGAACCGCATATCGAAGGCGAACGTCCAGCGCGCAAACCAGCAGCGCCACGCGCTGATGGCGAGCGCGGTCCACGCACGCCACGTCCGGCCAACGGTCGCACCGAGCGCGGTGAAGGCCGCGGTGCGCCAAGCGGTGGTCGCAGTGATCGTGGTGCCCCTGCGGGTCGTGGAGAGTCGGGGCGTGGTACGCCAGTTGCAGATCGTCCGTCCGACACCAAGCGCCCGGCCAAACCGGCGCCGAAGAAACGCCCGGGCATCGTTCTGGTCGACAAGGATGCGCCATCGGGCAAGCGTCGCGGTGCGCCAGCCGGTTCCGGCCAGCGTCCGGGCTTTGGTCGTCGCAAGCCTGAGTAA
- a CDS encoding leucyl aminopeptidase, translated as MDKQRAISHFLYYLEHHPALAGLNPAKVLLGHTADYTALTGAIAEQASDSQAFRFSALRLDLEPTELLAHAIIDSDLYIFFYDSSTLPNPRPEGPEFVRALQGVMAENWKKSLLFKDYGDYFYDTFSVTPQRIAGLNSHLIQRMSHATTLSFKDDHGSWFETPLSSIKKWTDINGVGNFDLAPGEIATHSEAINGRVKFMGTFLSTIPFARKYGVLESPLELWIENSTISKIATEVPGLEHDFNKYLDANPSNRRIEELGIGTNEGVKALYARNAGFEERHCGLHLGLGGGAKGSHHLDLIFSSGVLALDDEPVFDGRFVF; from the coding sequence ATGGATAAGCAACGCGCCATTTCGCATTTCCTTTACTACCTCGAACATCACCCGGCCCTTGCCGGTCTCAATCCGGCGAAGGTCTTGCTGGGCCACACCGCTGATTACACAGCACTGACCGGCGCCATTGCCGAACAGGCTTCCGACAGCCAGGCATTCCGCTTCAGCGCACTGCGACTGGACCTGGAACCCACGGAATTGCTGGCCCACGCCATTATCGACAGCGATCTGTACATTTTCTTCTACGACTCTTCCACCCTGCCGAATCCACGCCCCGAGGGCCCTGAATTTGTCCGCGCCCTGCAAGGCGTGATGGCCGAGAACTGGAAGAAGTCGCTGCTGTTCAAGGATTACGGCGATTACTTTTACGACACCTTCAGTGTCACCCCGCAGCGCATTGCCGGGTTGAACAGCCACTTGATCCAGCGCATGTCCCACGCAACAACGCTAAGTTTCAAGGATGATCACGGTTCCTGGTTTGAAACACCGTTGAGCAGTATCAAGAAGTGGACCGATATCAATGGTGTCGGCAACTTTGATCTGGCACCCGGAGAAATAGCCACCCACAGCGAAGCCATTAATGGCCGGGTCAAGTTCATGGGGACGTTTCTCAGTACTATTCCGTTTGCGCGCAAGTACGGAGTATTGGAGTCACCGCTGGAGTTGTGGATCGAGAACTCGACCATCAGCAAAATTGCGACTGAAGTGCCAGGCCTGGAGCATGATTTCAACAAGTACCTGGACGCCAATCCGTCGAATCGGCGGATCGAGGAACTGGGGATTGGCACCAATGAAGGGGTCAAGGCGTTGTATGCGCGCAACGCGGGATTCGAGGAACGCCATTGCGGGCTCCATCTGGGGTTGGGTGGTGGTGCAAAGGGTAGCCATCATCTGGATCTGATTTTCTCCAGCGGCGTGTTGGCGCTGGACGATGAGCCGGTGTTTGATGGGCGGTTCGTGTTCTAG
- a CDS encoding amino acid permease yields the protein MSGQNSHSGELKRGLKNRHIQLIALGGAIGTGLFLGSAGVLKSAGPSMILGYAICGFIAFMIMRQLGEMIVEEPVAGSFSHFAHKYWGGFAGFLSGWNCWILYILVGMSELTAVGKYIHYWAPEIPTWVSAAGFFVLINLINLANVKVFGEAEFWFAIIKVVAIVGMIALGSYLLVSGHGGPEASVTNLWSHGGFFPNGVSGLVMAMAIIMFSFGGLEMLGFTAAEADKPKTVIPKAINQVIYRILIFYIGALVILLSLTPWDSLLATLNASGDSYSGSPFVQVFSMLGSNTAAHILNFVVLTAALSVYNSGTYCNSRMLLGMAEQGDAPKALAKIDKRGVPVRSILASAAVTLIAVLLNYLIPQNALELLMSLVVATLVINWAMISYSHFKFRQHMNKTKQTPLFKALWYPYGNYVCLAFVVFILGVMLLIPGIQISVYAIPVWVAFMWVCYGIKNKRSAQHALQAASAK from the coding sequence ATGAGTGGACAAAACTCGCATTCAGGCGAGCTGAAACGCGGCCTGAAGAATCGTCATATTCAACTGATCGCCCTCGGTGGCGCGATTGGTACCGGCCTGTTCCTCGGCTCGGCCGGTGTCCTGAAATCCGCTGGCCCGTCGATGATCCTCGGCTACGCCATCTGCGGCTTCATTGCCTTCATGATCATGCGCCAGCTCGGCGAAATGATCGTCGAAGAGCCGGTTGCCGGTTCTTTCAGTCACTTTGCGCACAAGTACTGGGGTGGTTTCGCCGGCTTCCTGTCGGGCTGGAACTGCTGGATTCTGTACATTCTGGTGGGCATGTCGGAGCTGACTGCGGTCGGCAAGTACATTCACTACTGGGCGCCAGAGATCCCGACCTGGGTTTCGGCGGCCGGATTCTTCGTACTGATCAACCTGATCAACCTGGCCAACGTCAAAGTCTTTGGTGAGGCCGAGTTCTGGTTCGCGATCATCAAGGTGGTGGCGATCGTCGGCATGATTGCCCTGGGCAGCTACTTGCTGGTCAGCGGTCACGGTGGTCCGGAAGCGTCGGTGACCAACCTGTGGTCCCACGGCGGTTTCTTCCCGAACGGTGTCAGCGGTCTGGTAATGGCCATGGCGATCATCATGTTCAGCTTCGGCGGCCTGGAAATGCTCGGTTTCACCGCAGCAGAAGCCGACAAGCCGAAAACCGTGATCCCGAAAGCGATCAACCAGGTGATCTACCGGATTCTGATTTTCTACATCGGTGCGCTGGTTATCCTGCTGTCGCTGACGCCATGGGACAGCCTGCTGGCGACCCTGAATGCGTCCGGTGATTCCTACAGCGGCAGCCCGTTCGTGCAAGTGTTCTCGATGCTTGGCAGCAACACCGCGGCGCACATCCTCAACTTCGTGGTCCTGACCGCGGCGCTGTCGGTGTACAACAGCGGCACCTATTGCAACAGCCGCATGCTGCTGGGCATGGCCGAGCAAGGCGATGCGCCGAAAGCCCTGGCGAAGATCGACAAGCGCGGTGTGCCGGTGCGTTCGATCCTCGCGTCGGCTGCCGTGACGTTGATCGCGGTGCTACTGAACTACCTGATCCCGCAAAATGCGCTGGAACTGTTGATGTCGCTGGTGGTGGCCACCTTGGTGATCAACTGGGCAATGATCAGCTATTCGCACTTCAAGTTCCGCCAGCACATGAACAAGACCAAGCAGACGCCGCTGTTCAAGGCGCTGTGGTATCCGTACGGGAACTACGTCTGTCTGGCGTTCGTGGTGTTCATCCTCGGCGTGATGCTGTTGATCCCGGGCATCCAGATCTCGGTGTATGCGATTCCGGTGTGGGTAGCGTTCATGTGGGTTTGCTACGGCATCAAGAACAAGCGCAGTGCTCAGCATGCGTTGCAGGCGGCGAGCGCGAAGTAA
- the arfB gene encoding alternative ribosome rescue aminoacyl-tRNA hydrolase ArfB, with protein MLVISNNVHLPDAEIELTAIRAQGAGGQNVNKVSSAVHLRFDIPASSLPEFYKERLLALRDSRITSEGVLIIKAQQYRTQEANRADALERLTELILSATKVEKKRRPTKPTLGSKKRRLESKTKRGSIKAGRGKVDF; from the coding sequence ATGCTGGTGATTTCCAACAACGTGCATCTGCCGGATGCCGAGATCGAGTTGACGGCCATTCGTGCCCAAGGGGCCGGTGGGCAGAACGTCAACAAGGTTTCCAGCGCCGTGCACTTGCGCTTCGACATTCCGGCCTCGTCCTTGCCCGAGTTCTACAAGGAACGGCTGCTGGCGCTGCGGGACAGTCGCATCACCAGCGAAGGGGTGTTGATCATCAAGGCCCAGCAATACCGCACGCAGGAAGCCAATCGCGCCGATGCGCTGGAGCGGCTGACCGAGTTGATCCTCAGCGCCACCAAGGTCGAAAAGAAACGCCGTCCGACCAAACCGACCCTCGGCTCGAAGAAGCGTCGGCTCGAATCCAAGACCAAGCGCGGCAGCATCAAGGCCGGGCGCGGCAAGGTCGACTTCTAG
- a CDS encoding MFS transporter, which produces MSENQRPLAVTLQVVSIVLFTFIGYLNIGIPLAVLPGYVHSELGFGAVIAGLVISVQYLATLLSRPYAGKIIDNKGSKLAVMYGLAGCGLSGVFMLISAWTQSLPMLSLISLLIGRLVLGSAESLVGSGSIGWGIGRVGAVNTAKVISWNGIASYGALAVGAPLGVLLVSQLGLWSMGVSIVLLAVLGLALAWPKTAAPILVGERLPFMHVLGRVLPHGCGLALGSIGFGTIATFITLYYATQHWDNAVLCLSLFGASFIGARLLFGNLINRLGGFRVAIACLSVETLGLLLLWLAPDAHWALAGAALSGFGFSLVFPALGVEAVNLVPASSRGAAVGAYSLFIDLSLGITGPLAGAIAAGFGFASIFLFAALAALSGLALSVYLYRQAPKHLNEKYREERAAR; this is translated from the coding sequence ATGTCTGAAAACCAGCGCCCCCTGGCGGTCACGCTGCAAGTCGTTTCCATCGTTCTCTTTACCTTTATCGGCTACCTCAATATCGGCATTCCCCTTGCTGTGCTGCCGGGCTACGTCCACAGCGAACTCGGCTTCGGCGCGGTGATCGCGGGGCTGGTGATCAGCGTGCAATACCTGGCCACCCTGCTCAGCCGTCCTTACGCCGGGAAAATCATTGATAACAAGGGCAGCAAACTGGCGGTGATGTATGGCCTGGCCGGTTGCGGTTTGAGCGGTGTATTCATGCTGATTTCGGCCTGGACCCAAAGCCTGCCGATGTTGAGTCTGATCAGCCTGCTGATCGGTCGTCTGGTGCTTGGCAGCGCGGAAAGCCTGGTGGGCTCCGGTTCGATCGGCTGGGGCATCGGCCGGGTCGGTGCGGTCAACACCGCTAAAGTCATCTCCTGGAACGGCATCGCCAGTTATGGTGCGCTGGCCGTCGGCGCACCGCTGGGTGTGCTGTTGGTGAGCCAGTTGGGTTTGTGGAGCATGGGCGTCAGCATCGTTTTGCTGGCCGTGCTGGGCCTGGCGCTGGCCTGGCCGAAGACCGCCGCGCCGATTTTGGTCGGTGAACGCCTGCCGTTCATGCATGTGCTGGGTCGAGTGCTGCCACATGGTTGCGGTCTGGCGTTGGGCTCCATCGGTTTCGGCACCATCGCGACCTTCATCACGCTGTATTACGCCACGCAACACTGGGACAACGCAGTGTTGTGCCTGAGCCTGTTCGGTGCCAGCTTCATCGGCGCGCGCCTGCTGTTCGGCAACCTGATCAACCGTCTCGGCGGTTTCCGCGTGGCGATAGCCTGCCTGTCGGTGGAAACCCTGGGGCTGTTGCTGCTGTGGCTGGCACCGGATGCCCATTGGGCACTGGCGGGTGCGGCACTGAGTGGCTTCGGGTTTTCGCTGGTGTTCCCGGCGCTGGGTGTGGAAGCGGTCAATCTGGTGCCCGCGTCGAGCCGTGGTGCGGCGGTCGGGGCGTATTCGCTGTTCATCGATTTGTCGCTAGGGATTACCGGGCCGTTGGCGGGTGCGATTGCGGCAGGTTTCGGTTTTGCCTCGATCTTCCTGTTCGCCGCCCTCGCCGCCCTGAGCGGATTGGCATTGAGTGTTTACCTGTACCGGCAAGCACCCAAGCACCTTAATGAAAAGTACCGCGAAGAAAGAGCCGCGCGCTAG
- a CDS encoding amino acid aminotransferase — protein sequence MHFDAIGRVPGDPILGLMEAYAQDPNPSKFDLGVGVYKDAFGLTPIPQAVKLAEQRLVDRQTTKTYIGGHGEPAFGKVINELVLGADSALIAEQRAGATQTPGGTGALRLSADFIAQCLPGRGVWLSNPTWPIHETIFATAGVKVNHYPYVGSDNRLDVEAMLAALNEAPKGDVVLLHACCHNPTGFDLSHDDWRRVLDVVRSRDLVPLIDFAYQGFGDGLEQDAWSTRLFAAELPEVLITSSCSKNFGLYRDRTGALIVCAKTAEKLVDIRSQLANIARNLWSTPPDHGAAVVATILGDPELKSLWADEVEAMRLRIAQLRSGLVEALEPHGLRERFAHIGVQRGMFSYTGLTPDQVKQLRDHHSVYMVGTGRANVAGIDATRLDLLAEAIAEVCK from the coding sequence ATGCATTTCGACGCCATAGGTCGAGTACCCGGCGACCCGATTCTCGGCCTGATGGAGGCCTATGCGCAGGACCCGAACCCGAGCAAATTCGACCTTGGCGTGGGCGTCTATAAAGATGCCTTTGGCCTGACGCCGATTCCCCAGGCCGTGAAGCTCGCCGAGCAGCGCCTGGTGGATCGCCAGACCACCAAGACGTACATCGGCGGCCACGGCGAACCGGCATTCGGCAAGGTCATCAATGAGTTGGTGCTCGGCGCCGACTCGGCGCTGATCGCCGAACAACGGGCCGGCGCCACCCAGACACCTGGCGGCACCGGTGCGTTGCGCTTGAGCGCGGACTTCATCGCCCAATGCCTGCCGGGGCGCGGCGTGTGGCTGAGCAACCCGACCTGGCCGATTCACGAAACCATTTTCGCCACGGCCGGGGTCAAGGTTAATCATTACCCTTATGTCGGCAGCGATAACCGTCTCGATGTTGAGGCGATGCTGGCGGCACTCAATGAAGCGCCGAAAGGCGACGTGGTCTTGTTGCACGCCTGCTGCCACAACCCGACCGGCTTCGATCTGTCCCATGACGACTGGCGTCGCGTGCTGGACGTGGTGCGCAGCCGGGATCTGGTGCCGCTGATCGACTTCGCCTATCAGGGCTTTGGCGATGGCTTGGAACAGGATGCCTGGTCGACCCGTTTGTTCGCCGCTGAACTGCCGGAAGTACTGATCACCAGTTCCTGCTCGAAGAACTTCGGGCTGTACCGGGACCGCACGGGGGCGCTGATTGTCTGCGCGAAAACCGCTGAAAAACTGGTGGATATTCGCAGCCAACTGGCCAACATCGCCCGCAACCTGTGGTCGACTCCGCCGGATCATGGCGCTGCCGTAGTGGCGACGATTCTTGGCGATCCGGAGCTGAAAAGCCTTTGGGCCGACGAAGTGGAAGCCATGCGCTTGCGTATCGCGCAACTGCGCAGCGGTCTGGTGGAAGCGCTGGAACCGCATGGCTTGCGCGAGCGTTTTGCGCATATTGGTGTGCAACGCGGAATGTTTTCCTACACCGGTTTGACGCCGGATCAGGTTAAACAGCTGCGTGATCATCACAGCGTCTACATGGTCGGTACCGGCCGTGCGAACGTGGCGGGGATCGATGCGACGCGCTTGGATCTGTTGGCCGAGGCGATCGCCGAAGTCTGCAAGTAA
- a CDS encoding 4a-hydroxytetrahydrobiopterin dehydratase: MSTLNQAHCEACRADAPQVSDEELPVLIKQIPDWNIEVRDSIMQLEKVFLFKNFKHALAFTNAVGEISEAEGHHPGLLTEWGKVTVTWWSHSIKGLHRNDFIMAARTDEVAKDAEGRK; encoded by the coding sequence ATGTCCACATTGAACCAAGCCCATTGCGAAGCCTGCCGCGCCGACGCTCCTCAGGTCAGCGACGAAGAACTGCCGGTATTGATCAAGCAGATCCCTGACTGGAACATCGAAGTTCGCGACAGCATCATGCAGCTGGAAAAGGTTTTCCTGTTCAAGAACTTCAAGCACGCCCTGGCGTTCACCAACGCGGTCGGGGAAATCTCCGAGGCCGAAGGTCACCACCCAGGCCTGCTGACCGAATGGGGCAAAGTCACCGTGACCTGGTGGAGCCACTCCATCAAGGGCCTGCACCGCAATGATTTCATCATGGCCGCGCGCACTGACGAAGTAGCCAAGGACGCCGAGGGCCGCAAATAA
- the phhA gene encoding phenylalanine 4-monooxygenase produces MKQTQYVAREPDAQGFIDYPAEEHAVWNTLITRQLKVIEGRACQEYLDGIEKLGLPHDRIPQLGEINKVLGETTGWQVARVPALIPFQTFFELLANKQFPVATFIRTREELDYLQEPDIFHEIFGHCPLLTNPWFAEFTHTYGKLGLKASKEERVYLARLYWMTIEFGLVDTPQGQRIYGGGILSSPKETVYCLSDEPEHQAFDPLECMRTPYRIDILQPLYFVLPNLKRLFDLAHEDIMGMVKQGMQLGLHAPKFPPKPKAA; encoded by the coding sequence ATGAAGCAGACGCAATACGTGGCTCGCGAGCCCGATGCGCAAGGTTTTATCGACTACCCCGCCGAAGAACACGCGGTGTGGAACACGCTGATCACTCGCCAGCTGAAAGTGATCGAAGGGCGTGCGTGCCAGGAATACCTGGACGGTATCGAAAAACTCGGTCTGCCCCACGACCGCATTCCGCAACTCGGCGAAATCAACAAAGTCCTCGGTGAAACCACCGGTTGGCAAGTTGCCCGGGTGCCCGCACTGATTCCCTTCCAGACCTTTTTCGAATTGCTGGCAAACAAACAGTTTCCGGTGGCGACGTTTATTCGTACCCGCGAAGAGCTGGATTACCTGCAAGAACCGGACATTTTCCACGAGATCTTTGGCCACTGTCCGCTGCTGACCAACCCCTGGTTCGCTGAATTCACCCACACCTACGGCAAACTCGGCCTCAAGGCTTCCAAGGAAGAACGCGTTTATCTGGCGCGTCTGTACTGGATGACCATCGAGTTCGGCCTGGTCGATACCCCGCAAGGCCAGCGCATTTATGGCGGCGGCATTCTCTCCTCGCCGAAAGAAACCGTTTACTGCCTGTCGGACGAACCTGAGCATCAGGCATTCGATCCGCTGGAATGCATGCGCACGCCGTATCGCATCGACATCCTGCAGCCGCTGTACTTTGTCCTGCCGAACCTCAAGCGTCTGTTCGATCTGGCCCACGAAGACATCATGGGCATGGTCAAGCAAGGCATGCAGTTGGGTTTGCACGCACCGAAATTTCCGCCCAAACCAAAAGCCGCGTGA
- a CDS encoding sigma-54-dependent transcriptional regulator encodes MRIKVHCQNRIGILRDILNLLVEYGINVARGEVGGEYGNAIYLHCPNLINIQFQALRPKFESIAGVFGVKRVGLMPSERRHMELNALLGALEFPVLSIDMGGSIVAANRAAAQLLGVRVDEVPGIPLSRYAEDFDLPELVRANKSRINGLRVKVKGDVFLADIAPLQSEHDDSEAMAGAVLTLHRADRVGERIYNVRKQELRGFDSIFQSSKVMAAVVREARRMAPLDAPLLIEGETGTGKELLARACHLASPRGQSPLMALNCAGLPESMAETELFGYGPGAFEGARAEGKLGLLELTAGGTLFLDGVGEMSPRLQVKLLRFLQDGCFRRVGSDEEVYLDVRVICATQVDLSELCARGEFRQDLYHRLNVLSLHIPPLRECLDGLTPLVEHFLDQASRQIGCPLPKLAPAAMERLSHYHWPGNVRQLENVLFQAVSLCEGGTVKAEHIRLPDYGVRQPLGDFSLEGGLDEIVGRFEKAVLERLYSEHPSSRQLGKRLGVSHTTIANKLREYEVGKTES; translated from the coding sequence ATGCGTATCAAAGTCCACTGCCAGAACCGCATCGGCATCCTGCGCGACATTCTCAACTTGCTGGTCGAGTACGGAATCAACGTTGCCCGAGGTGAAGTGGGTGGGGAGTATGGCAACGCGATCTACCTGCATTGCCCGAACCTGATCAACATTCAGTTCCAGGCGTTGCGTCCGAAATTCGAATCGATTGCCGGTGTCTTTGGCGTCAAGCGCGTAGGGCTGATGCCCAGTGAGCGTCGGCACATGGAACTCAATGCGTTGCTCGGCGCGTTGGAATTTCCGGTGCTCTCGATCGACATGGGCGGTTCGATCGTCGCGGCCAACCGTGCGGCGGCGCAATTGCTCGGGGTGCGGGTGGATGAAGTGCCGGGGATTCCGTTATCGCGGTACGCCGAGGATTTCGATTTGCCGGAGCTGGTGCGCGCCAACAAGTCGCGGATCAACGGGCTGCGAGTCAAGGTGAAGGGCGATGTCTTTCTGGCCGACATCGCGCCGCTGCAATCCGAGCATGACGACAGCGAAGCCATGGCCGGCGCGGTGCTGACGCTGCATCGTGCCGACCGGGTCGGGGAGCGCATCTACAACGTGCGCAAACAGGAGCTGCGCGGGTTCGACAGTATCTTCCAGAGTTCGAAAGTGATGGCCGCCGTGGTTCGCGAAGCGCGACGCATGGCGCCACTGGACGCGCCGCTATTGATAGAAGGCGAAACCGGCACCGGTAAAGAATTGCTGGCGCGGGCCTGTCACCTGGCCAGTCCGCGGGGGCAGTCGCCGTTGATGGCGCTCAACTGCGCCGGTCTGCCGGAGTCGATGGCCGAGACCGAGTTGTTCGGCTACGGTCCCGGTGCATTCGAAGGGGCGCGGGCCGAGGGCAAGCTCGGGTTGCTGGAGCTGACGGCGGGGGGGACGTTGTTCCTCGATGGCGTGGGAGAAATGAGCCCGCGCTTGCAGGTGAAATTGCTGCGCTTCCTGCAGGACGGTTGCTTCCGTCGCGTAGGCAGTGATGAAGAGGTTTATCTGGACGTGCGAGTGATCTGCGCGACGCAGGTCGACCTGTCGGAGTTGTGCGCGCGAGGCGAGTTTCGCCAGGATTTGTATCACCGCTTGAACGTACTGTCGCTGCACATCCCGCCGCTGCGCGAATGCCTGGATGGCTTGACGCCGCTGGTGGAGCACTTCCTCGATCAGGCCAGTCGGCAGATCGGTTGCCCGCTGCCGAAACTGGCGCCGGCGGCCATGGAGCGGCTCAGTCATTACCATTGGCCGGGCAATGTCCGGCAGCTGGAAAACGTGCTGTTCCAGGCTGTTTCGTTGTGCGAGGGCGGCACGGTCAAGGCCGAGCATATCCGGTTGCCAGACTACGGTGTGCGTCAGCCGCTTGGCGACTTTTCACTCGAGGGCGGGCTGGACGAGATTGTCGGGCGCTTCGAGAAAGCGGTATTGGAGCGTTTGTATTCCGAGCATCCAAGCAGTCGGCAACTGGGCAAGCGGTTGGGGGTTTCGCATACGACCATTGCCAATAAGTTGCGTGAGTATGAGGTTGGCAAGACCGAGTCATGA
- a CDS encoding flagellar basal body rod protein FlgF translates to MDKYLYVAMTGASQNALAQKAHANNLANISTNGFQKDLEQARSMPVFGDSFPARAFAMSERPATDFSAGALVETGRDLDVAVQGNGWIAVQNPDGGESYVRTGSLNVDALGVLRAGNGMPVLGNGGPISVPPEQQIEVGEDGTVSIRAMGEGPRVMAEVDRIKLVNPDFKNMTKGLDGSIHTKDGQPAQADANVKLVSGFLESSNVNAVEEMTSVLALAKQFELHIKMMNTAKDDDQAMARVLQIS, encoded by the coding sequence GTGGACAAGTACCTTTATGTGGCAATGACCGGCGCCAGCCAGAATGCACTGGCGCAGAAGGCTCATGCGAACAACCTGGCGAACATCTCCACCAACGGTTTCCAGAAAGACCTGGAGCAGGCGCGTTCGATGCCGGTGTTCGGTGACAGCTTTCCGGCGCGTGCATTTGCCATGTCCGAACGTCCGGCCACCGACTTCTCTGCGGGCGCTCTGGTGGAAACCGGTCGCGACCTCGACGTCGCGGTGCAGGGCAACGGCTGGATCGCCGTGCAGAACCCGGACGGCGGCGAAAGCTACGTGCGCACCGGCAGCCTGAACGTCGACGCGCTGGGCGTATTGCGGGCCGGCAACGGTATGCCGGTGCTGGGCAATGGCGGGCCGATCTCCGTGCCACCCGAGCAGCAAATCGAAGTCGGCGAGGACGGCACCGTCAGCATCCGTGCGATGGGCGAAGGTCCGCGCGTGATGGCAGAAGTCGACCGCATCAAGCTGGTCAACCCGGATTTCAAGAACATGACCAAGGGCCTGGACGGTTCGATCCACACCAAGGACGGCCAGCCGGCGCAAGCCGATGCCAACGTCAAACTGGTGTCCGGGTTCCTTGAGTCGAGCAACGTCAATGCCGTGGAAGAGATGACTTCTGTGCTGGCCCTGGCCAAGCAGTTCGAATTGCACATCAAGATGATGAACACCGCCAAAGACGACGACCAGGCCATGGCTCGGGTCTTGCAGATCAGCTAA